A genomic window from Parasteatoda tepidariorum isolate YZ-2023 chromosome 10, CAS_Ptep_4.0, whole genome shotgun sequence includes:
- the LOC107451284 gene encoding EGF domain-specific O-linked N-acetylglucosamine transferase isoform X1 produces the protein MLRFKMFFLCLMSIIITCLITLVISNSHILELNLPPEHIPYYFSNHPIESQNCANSDSCSHKGSLGLNKCWGYEKGCSESDRFSTPDCNQSSKGWAKSKKEQSEIFFHQGDFGYIQDRLNEMKVLCSTKHKNASYLECSQHMRFCRGKYLMFDFHSLEDIPEPMRYRDDVIREGQVGGHCKLKKKLLKQQGQHKSPLQSWYAEFEHFTELPELPKDQNLCDIIINQPTFIMKLDAAVNMYHHFCDFLNLYATLHMNQTFSTDVQILIWDTIPYMSNFAPVWKAFTQHPLMNLGSLKGKRVCFKDVVFPLLPRMIFGMYYNMPLIPGCQGSGLFRAFAQHIKHRLQIPDLFFDSKIRVTLISRSTQYRRILNEDELISSLKVYPELLVKKVNFNRQMSFTEQLKISYNTDILIGIHGAGLTHMLFMPEWGSVFEIFNCEDESCYADLARLKGLKYLTWEKLDKLYPEDEGHHPTLGAHAKFTNYSFDVKEFLRIFKKLMNHVKQHPAFQQKRNICHGTTCNKTFIHNEL, from the exons atgctCCGATTCAAAAT gtTTTTTCTATGTTTGATGTCCATTATTATAACCTGCCTGATTACACTTGTTATTTCGAACTCGCACATTCTAGAATTAAATTTACCTCCGGAACACAtaccttattatttttcaaatcatcctATTGAATCTCAGAACTGTGCAAATTCCGACTCATGTTCTCATAAA GGTTCATTGGGTCTTAATAAATGCTGGGGATATGAAAAAGGTTGCTCTGAAAGTGATAGGTTTTCTACACCAGATTGCAATCAAAGTAGCAAAGGatg GGCAAAGTCTAAGAAAGaacaatcagaaatttttttccaccaaGGAGATTTCGGATATATCCAAGATCGTTTAAATGAGATGAAAGTACTTTGTTCAACAAAACACAAG AATGCCAGCTATTTAGAATGCTCCCAGCATATGAGGTTTTGCAGGGGTAAATATCTAATGTTTGACTTTCATTCTTTGGAAGATATTCCAGAGCCAATGAg gTACCGTGATGATGTTATCAGAGAAGGACAGGTTGGTGGTCAttgtaaattgaagaaaaaacttttaaagcaacAAGGGCAGCATAAAAGTCCTTTGCAATCAtg gtatgctgaatttgaacattttacaGAACTACCAGAGCTTCCAAAAGACCAAAATCTAtgtgatataataataaatcagcctacttttataatgaaattagatgcag CTGTAAATATGTACCACCACTTCTGtgattttctgaatttgtaTGCCACTTTACATATGAATCAGACATTCTCAACTGATGTGCAGATACTAATATGGgatact ATTCCTTATATGAGCAATTTTGCTCCAGTTTGGAAAGCATTCACTCAGCATCCCTTGATGAATCTTGGTAGCTTGAAGGGTAAAAGG gtTTGTTTTAAAGATGTGGTTTTTCCTCTTTTACCCAGAATGATTTTTGGAATGTATTACAATATGCCATTA ataccTGGTTGTCAAGGTAGTGGTTTGTTTCGTGCATTTGCTCAACATATCAAGCACAGATTGCAAAttcctgatttatttttt GATTCAAAAATTAGGGTTACACTCATTTCAAGAAGTACTCAATACAGACGAATACTGAATGAAGATGAG CTTATTTCTTCACTGAAAGTTTATCCAGAATTGTTGgtcaaaaaagttaatttcaatcGACAAATGTCCTTTACTGAACAgcttaaa ATATCTTATAACACAGACATTTTAATTGGCATACATGGTGCTGGGCTGACACATATGCTATTTATGCCTGAATGGGGATctgtttttgaaat atttaattgtGAAGACGAAAGTTGTTATGCTGATTTAGCAAGACTAAAAGGATTGAAATATTTGACATGGGAAAAATTGGATAAACTTTATCCAGAAGATgag GGTCATCATCCCACTTTAGGAGCTCATGCAAAGTTTACTAATTATTCATTTGATGTGAAGGAGTTTCTgcgaatttttaagaaattaatgaatCATGTGAAGCAGCATCCAGCTTTTCAACAAAAGCGGAATATTTGTCATGGAACAACATGTAACAAAACTTTCATTCATAATGAGCTTTAA
- the LOC107451284 gene encoding EGF domain-specific O-linked N-acetylglucosamine transferase isoform X2, with protein sequence MLRFKMFFLCLMSIIITCLITLVISNSHILELNLPPEHIPYYFSNHPIESQNCANSDSCSHKGSLGLNKCWGYEKGCSESDRFSTPDCNQSSKGWYRDDVIREGQVGGHCKLKKKLLKQQGQHKSPLQSWYAEFEHFTELPELPKDQNLCDIIINQPTFIMKLDAAVNMYHHFCDFLNLYATLHMNQTFSTDVQILIWDTIPYMSNFAPVWKAFTQHPLMNLGSLKGKRVCFKDVVFPLLPRMIFGMYYNMPLIPGCQGSGLFRAFAQHIKHRLQIPDLFFDSKIRVTLISRSTQYRRILNEDELISSLKVYPELLVKKVNFNRQMSFTEQLKISYNTDILIGIHGAGLTHMLFMPEWGSVFEIFNCEDESCYADLARLKGLKYLTWEKLDKLYPEDEGHHPTLGAHAKFTNYSFDVKEFLRIFKKLMNHVKQHPAFQQKRNICHGTTCNKTFIHNEL encoded by the exons atgctCCGATTCAAAAT gtTTTTTCTATGTTTGATGTCCATTATTATAACCTGCCTGATTACACTTGTTATTTCGAACTCGCACATTCTAGAATTAAATTTACCTCCGGAACACAtaccttattatttttcaaatcatcctATTGAATCTCAGAACTGTGCAAATTCCGACTCATGTTCTCATAAA GGTTCATTGGGTCTTAATAAATGCTGGGGATATGAAAAAGGTTGCTCTGAAAGTGATAGGTTTTCTACACCAGATTGCAATCAAAGTAGCAAAGGatg gTACCGTGATGATGTTATCAGAGAAGGACAGGTTGGTGGTCAttgtaaattgaagaaaaaacttttaaagcaacAAGGGCAGCATAAAAGTCCTTTGCAATCAtg gtatgctgaatttgaacattttacaGAACTACCAGAGCTTCCAAAAGACCAAAATCTAtgtgatataataataaatcagcctacttttataatgaaattagatgcag CTGTAAATATGTACCACCACTTCTGtgattttctgaatttgtaTGCCACTTTACATATGAATCAGACATTCTCAACTGATGTGCAGATACTAATATGGgatact ATTCCTTATATGAGCAATTTTGCTCCAGTTTGGAAAGCATTCACTCAGCATCCCTTGATGAATCTTGGTAGCTTGAAGGGTAAAAGG gtTTGTTTTAAAGATGTGGTTTTTCCTCTTTTACCCAGAATGATTTTTGGAATGTATTACAATATGCCATTA ataccTGGTTGTCAAGGTAGTGGTTTGTTTCGTGCATTTGCTCAACATATCAAGCACAGATTGCAAAttcctgatttatttttt GATTCAAAAATTAGGGTTACACTCATTTCAAGAAGTACTCAATACAGACGAATACTGAATGAAGATGAG CTTATTTCTTCACTGAAAGTTTATCCAGAATTGTTGgtcaaaaaagttaatttcaatcGACAAATGTCCTTTACTGAACAgcttaaa ATATCTTATAACACAGACATTTTAATTGGCATACATGGTGCTGGGCTGACACATATGCTATTTATGCCTGAATGGGGATctgtttttgaaat atttaattgtGAAGACGAAAGTTGTTATGCTGATTTAGCAAGACTAAAAGGATTGAAATATTTGACATGGGAAAAATTGGATAAACTTTATCCAGAAGATgag GGTCATCATCCCACTTTAGGAGCTCATGCAAAGTTTACTAATTATTCATTTGATGTGAAGGAGTTTCTgcgaatttttaagaaattaatgaatCATGTGAAGCAGCATCCAGCTTTTCAACAAAAGCGGAATATTTGTCATGGAACAACATGTAACAAAACTTTCATTCATAATGAGCTTTAA